One Hordeum vulgare subsp. vulgare chromosome 4H, MorexV3_pseudomolecules_assembly, whole genome shotgun sequence DNA window includes the following coding sequences:
- the LOC123446608 gene encoding low temperature-induced protein lt101.2 encodes MASATFIEVILAIILPPVGVFLRYGLAVEFWICLLLTLLGYIPGIIYAVYVLVA; translated from the exons ATGGCCTCAGCAACGTTCATAGAGGTGATCCTCGCCATCATCCTGCCTCCAGTAGGCGTCTTCCTGCGCTACGGCCTCGCC GTGGAGTTCTGGATCTGTCTCTTGCTGACCCTACTGGGGTACATACCGGGGATCATCTACGCGGTGTACGTGCTGGTGGCTTAA